One segment of Panicum virgatum strain AP13 chromosome 1K, P.virgatum_v5, whole genome shotgun sequence DNA contains the following:
- the LOC120640678 gene encoding potassium transporter 25-like isoform X2 has protein sequence MDLEAAGGAAAAHGKRWRGESWRATLLLAYQSLGVVYGDVATSPLYVYKSAFAGDDIQHSAGNEEIYGVLSFVFWTLTLITLVKYVLIVLRADDGGEGGTFALYSLICRHVRAGLLPGGGTRDELMEEDKVTGRRGERPVSRVRAVLEKYRVLQRLLLLFALLGTCMVIGDGVLTPAVSVFSAVSGLELSMEKEQHKYIELPVACAILICLFALQHYGTHKVGFLFAPIVCIWLLCISAIGLYNIIHWDHHVYRALSPYYMYQFLKKTQTGGWMSLGGILLCVTGSEAMYADLGHFSQSSIQIAFISVVYPALVLAYMGQAAFISQHHNFESSYHIGFYVSVPESLRWPVLVIAILAAVVGSQAIITGTFSIIKQCSSLSCFPGVKLVHTSSTVHGQIYIPEINWMLMVLCLAVTIGFRDTKHLANAQGLAVITVMLVTTCLMSLVIVLCWNKSIFLAIGFLLFFGTIEVLYFSASLVKFHEGAGLSLC, from the exons ATGGATCTGGAagccgcgggcggcgcggcggcggcgcacgggaag AGGTGGCGTGGGGAGTCATGGCGCGCGACGCTGCTGCTCGCGTACCAGAGCCTCGGGGTGGTGTACGGCGACGTGGCCACGTCGCCGCTCTACGTCTACAAGAGCGCCTTCGCCGGCGACGACATCCAGCACTCGGCGGGCAACGAGGAGATCTACGGCGTCCTCTCTTTCGTCTTCTGGACGCTGACCCTCATCACCCTTGTCAAGTACGTGCTCATCGTGCTCCGCGCGGACGACGGCGGGGAGGGCGGCACCTTCGCGCTCTACTCCCTCATCTGCCGCCATGTCCGCGCTGGCCTGCTGCCCGGTGGCGGCACCAGAGATGAGCTCATGGAGGAAGACAAGGTCACGGGGCGTCGCGGCGAGCGGCCCGTGTCAAGGGTCAGGGCGGTGTTGGAGAAGTACAGGGTGCTGCAgaggctgttgctgctgttcgCGCTGCTGGGGACCTGTATGGTCATCGGCGACGGCGTGCTCACCCCTGCAGTCTCCG TGTTTTCTGCGGTATCTGGGCTCGAGTTGTCGATGGAAAAGGAGCAGCACAAAT ATATAGAACTTCCTGTGGCTTGTGCCATACTTATATGCTTATTTGCACTGCAACACTATGGGACACACAAAGTTGGGTTTCTTTTTGCACCAATAGTATGCATTTGGCTTCTCTGCATAAGTGCAATAGGTCTCTACAATATCATCCATTGGGACCACCATGTCTATCGAGCCCTCTCGCCATACTACATGTACCAATTCCTCAAGAAGACTCAGACTGGTGGCTGGATGTCACTGGGTGGAATCCTTCTATGTGTAACAG GCTCTGAAGCCATGTATGCAGATCTTGGACACTTCTCACAATCGTCAATTCAG ATTGCATTCATATCTGTGGTCTATCCTGCTCTTGTACTGGCTTATATGGGACAGGCTGCTTTTATTTCACAACATCACAACTTTGAGAGTAGTTATCATATTGGATTTTATGTGTCAGTACCAG AATCACTCAGATGGCCTGTTCTGGTGATTGCAATACTTGCTGCTGTAGTTGGAAGTCAAGCAATTATTACGGGAACCTTTTCCATAATCAAGCAGTGCTCTTCATTAAGTTGTTTTCCTGGAGTGAAGCTTGTGCATACATCCTCTACAGTGCACGGTCAGATATACATACCAGAAATCAATTGGATGCTGATGGTACTGTGCCTGGCTGTTACTATTGGCTTCAGAGACACAAAGCACTTGGCAAATGCACAag GGTTGGCGGTAATAACGGTTATGCTTGTCACCACATGCTTAATGTCACTCGTTATTGTGCTTTGCTGGAACAAGAGTATCTTCCTTGCCATTGGTTTCCTGCTTTTCTTTGGCACAATTGAAGTACTCTACTTCTCAGCTTCTCTTGTCAAGTTTCATGAAG GTGCTGGTCTTTCTTTGTGTTAA
- the LOC120640678 gene encoding potassium transporter 25-like isoform X1, with protein sequence MDLEAAGGAAAAHGKRWRGESWRATLLLAYQSLGVVYGDVATSPLYVYKSAFAGDDIQHSAGNEEIYGVLSFVFWTLTLITLVKYVLIVLRADDGGEGGTFALYSLICRHVRAGLLPGGGTRDELMEEDKVTGRRGERPVSRVRAVLEKYRVLQRLLLLFALLGTCMVIGDGVLTPAVSVFSAVSGLELSMEKEQHKYIELPVACAILICLFALQHYGTHKVGFLFAPIVCIWLLCISAIGLYNIIHWDHHVYRALSPYYMYQFLKKTQTGGWMSLGGILLCVTGSEAMYADLGHFSQSSIQIAFISVVYPALVLAYMGQAAFISQHHNFESSYHIGFYVSVPESLRWPVLVIAILAAVVGSQAIITGTFSIIKQCSSLSCFPGVKLVHTSSTVHGQIYIPEINWMLMVLCLAVTIGFRDTKHLANAQGLAVITVMLVTTCLMSLVIVLCWNKSIFLAIGFLLFFGTIEVLYFSASLVKFHEGAWVPITLSFIFMVVMCVWHYGTIKKYEFDVQNKVSVNWLLNLGPSLGIVRVRGIGLIHTELMSGIPAIFSHFVTNLPAFHQVLVFLCVKSVPVPHVQPEDRFLVGRIGPKEYRLYRVIVRYGYRDVQKDDLEFEKELVSNIAEFIRSSGECDKNGFVEDTDRPSDKLSPVSTGIPLWEEDGDLDASASPHKDIDAQNIAPKRKKARFMIPKSAQVDSEVRRELQELMDAREAGMSFILGHSYMKAKSGSSFIKRIVINFYEFLRKNSRSPSYAANIPHASTLEVGMVYQV encoded by the exons ATGGATCTGGAagccgcgggcggcgcggcggcggcgcacgggaag AGGTGGCGTGGGGAGTCATGGCGCGCGACGCTGCTGCTCGCGTACCAGAGCCTCGGGGTGGTGTACGGCGACGTGGCCACGTCGCCGCTCTACGTCTACAAGAGCGCCTTCGCCGGCGACGACATCCAGCACTCGGCGGGCAACGAGGAGATCTACGGCGTCCTCTCTTTCGTCTTCTGGACGCTGACCCTCATCACCCTTGTCAAGTACGTGCTCATCGTGCTCCGCGCGGACGACGGCGGGGAGGGCGGCACCTTCGCGCTCTACTCCCTCATCTGCCGCCATGTCCGCGCTGGCCTGCTGCCCGGTGGCGGCACCAGAGATGAGCTCATGGAGGAAGACAAGGTCACGGGGCGTCGCGGCGAGCGGCCCGTGTCAAGGGTCAGGGCGGTGTTGGAGAAGTACAGGGTGCTGCAgaggctgttgctgctgttcgCGCTGCTGGGGACCTGTATGGTCATCGGCGACGGCGTGCTCACCCCTGCAGTCTCCG TGTTTTCTGCGGTATCTGGGCTCGAGTTGTCGATGGAAAAGGAGCAGCACAAAT ATATAGAACTTCCTGTGGCTTGTGCCATACTTATATGCTTATTTGCACTGCAACACTATGGGACACACAAAGTTGGGTTTCTTTTTGCACCAATAGTATGCATTTGGCTTCTCTGCATAAGTGCAATAGGTCTCTACAATATCATCCATTGGGACCACCATGTCTATCGAGCCCTCTCGCCATACTACATGTACCAATTCCTCAAGAAGACTCAGACTGGTGGCTGGATGTCACTGGGTGGAATCCTTCTATGTGTAACAG GCTCTGAAGCCATGTATGCAGATCTTGGACACTTCTCACAATCGTCAATTCAG ATTGCATTCATATCTGTGGTCTATCCTGCTCTTGTACTGGCTTATATGGGACAGGCTGCTTTTATTTCACAACATCACAACTTTGAGAGTAGTTATCATATTGGATTTTATGTGTCAGTACCAG AATCACTCAGATGGCCTGTTCTGGTGATTGCAATACTTGCTGCTGTAGTTGGAAGTCAAGCAATTATTACGGGAACCTTTTCCATAATCAAGCAGTGCTCTTCATTAAGTTGTTTTCCTGGAGTGAAGCTTGTGCATACATCCTCTACAGTGCACGGTCAGATATACATACCAGAAATCAATTGGATGCTGATGGTACTGTGCCTGGCTGTTACTATTGGCTTCAGAGACACAAAGCACTTGGCAAATGCACAag GGTTGGCGGTAATAACGGTTATGCTTGTCACCACATGCTTAATGTCACTCGTTATTGTGCTTTGCTGGAACAAGAGTATCTTCCTTGCCATTGGTTTCCTGCTTTTCTTTGGCACAATTGAAGTACTCTACTTCTCAGCTTCTCTTGTCAAGTTTCATGAAGGTGCTTGGGTCCCTATTACTCTTTCTTTCATATTTATGGTAGTCATGTGTGTCTGGCACTATGGCACAATAAAGAAGTACGAGTTCGATGTCCAAAACAAGGTATCAGTAAACTGGCTCTTAAACCTTGGTCCTTCACTGGGCATTGTCCGCGTTCGAGGCATTGGGCTAATACATACAGAACTAATGTCTGGAATTCCAGCCATTTTCTCCCACTTTGTCACCAATCTGCCTGCATTTCACCAG GTGCTGGTCTTTCTTTGTGTTAAATCAGTTCCAGTGCCACACGTGCAACCTGAAGACCGATTTCTCGTGGGTCGCATTGGTCCAAAAGAGTACAGGCTGTACAGGGTTATTGTCAGGTATGGGTATCGTGATGTGCAGAAGGATGACCTAGAGTTTGAGAAGGAGCTAGTCAGCAACATTGCAGAGTTCATCCGCAGCTCCGGGGAATGTGACAAGAATGGTTTTGTGGAGGATACAGATAGGCCCTCTGATAAATTGTCTCCAGTTAGCACTGGAATTCCACTGTGGGAAGAGGATGGGGACCTTGATGCATCAGCATCTCCTCACAAGGATATAGACGCACAGAACATAGCACCCAAGCGAAAGAAAGCAAGGTTCATGATACCAAAGAGCGCCCAGGTGGACAGTGAGGTGCGCCGCGAGCTGCAGGAGCTCATGGACGCAAGGGAGGCAGGCATGTCCTTCATCCTGGGGCACTCGTACATGAAGGCGAAgagtggatcaagtttcataaaGCGAATTGTGATAAACTTCTAcgagttcttgagaaagaacagTCGCAGCCCTTCGTACGCCGCAAACATACCTCATGCTTCCACCCTAGAGGTAGGAATGGTCTACCAGGTCTGA